A genome region from Arachis duranensis cultivar V14167 chromosome 8, aradu.V14167.gnm2.J7QH, whole genome shotgun sequence includes the following:
- the LOC107460167 gene encoding uncharacterized protein LOC107460167, with protein MQATAVIQILVSLVLQLLVLKGGADYIPPSRLEGFVYQPRPFDWDDTVLIEAFYDPVCPDSRDSWPPLKKAIHHYGHRVQLVVHLLPLPYHDNAYVASRALHIVNGLNSSATFPLLEWFFKHQEKFYNAPTKNLSRASIVEKIVNSAAKVAGSSYHTAIKNGFNDTQSDYQTRVSFKYSTSRGVYGTPFFYVNGFLLPDTGSAVDYNAWRKVIDPLVGAKSVKNEESLHYFL; from the exons ATGCAAGCGACGGCGGTGATACAGATACTGGTATCATTGGTGCTGCAGTTACTGGTTTTGAAGGGTGGTGCCGATTATATTCCGCCGTCAAGATTGGAAGGGTTCGTGTACCAGCCTCGGCCATTCGATTGGGACGACACCGTTCTGATTGAAGCGTTCTACGATCCGGTGTGTCCTGATAGCAGGGATTCTTGGCCCCCACTCAAGAAAGCTATCCACCATTATGGCCATCGAGTTCAACTCGTTGTTCACCTCCTTCCTTTACC TTACCATGACAACGCTTATGTTGCGTCTCGTGCTTTGCACATTGTGAATGGATTGAACTCATCGGCAACATTCCCCTTGTTGGAATGGTTCTTCAAGCATCAG GAGAAATTCTACAATGCTCCAACGAAGAACTTGTCTAGGGCTTCTATTGTGGAGAAGATAGTGAATTCTGCAGCAAAAGTAGCTGGCAGCTCTTATCATACTGCCATAAAGAATGGATTCAATGACACCCAAAGTGATTACCAAACTAGAGTTTCTTTCAAG TATTCAACTTCGAGAGGGGTGTATGGAACGCCTTTCTTCTATGTGAATGGATTCTTGTTGCCGGATACTGGATCCGCCGTTGATTACAACGCATGGAGGAAGGTCATTGATCCATTGGTTGGTGCAAAGAGTGTAAAAAATGAAGAATCCCTTCACTACTTCTTGTAA